The nucleotide sequence ACGGGTTGATCCAGGAGACGCCCTACCGGTTCGCACGGCCCGAGGACTTCTCGTGTGCGCCCAACCGCGGCACCGACGACGCCGGCCTGTTCCTCATGAACCACTGGGTGGAGCGGGTCGCCCCGGACCGGGTGGACGCGACGAACGTCAACACCCACGACTTCCTCGTCGACCGGGCCCGGCAGTGCGAGCGCGAGCGTGGCCTGCTCCCCAACTACCTGGCCGTGAACTTCTACAGCATCGGTGACCTGATGGCGGCCGTCGACACCCTCAACGCCGTGGGCTGACGTGCCGCCGGACGACCCGATGCCCACCCCGACCACGGTGTCCACCGGGCACCTCCCGCCCGGCGAGCGGGTGCAGGCCCTGCTCGACGAGGCCCACGCCCGCTACCGGCACCTCGGCGACGGCGTCGTCGCCGACTACATCCCCGCCCTCGCCGGCGCCTCGCCCGACCTCTTCGGCATCTGCGTCGCCGACGTCGACGGCCACGTCTTCACCGCCGGTGACGCCGACCACGAGCTCTCCATCCAGAGCGTGTCGAAGCCCTTCGTGTTCGCCCTGGTCTGCCAGGCCATCGGCCCCGACGCCGCCCGCGAGCGGCTCGGGGTCAACAGCACCGGGCAGCCGTTCGACTCGGTGATCGCCATCGAGCTGAACGCCGACCGCACCGCGAACCCCATGGTCAACGCGGGCGCCATCGCCACCACCAGCCTGGTGCCCGGCATGACCGACGGCGAGCGCTGGGAGCACATCGTCGACGGGCTCTCGGCGTTCGCCGGCCGGCGCCTCACCCTCGACGACGACGTGTACGCCTCGGAGGCGGCCACCAACCGGCGCAACCGCGGCATCGCCCACCTGCTCGACGGCTACGGACGGCTCTACGGCGACCCCGACGCCGCCACCGACCTCTACACCCGG is from Acidimicrobiales bacterium and encodes:
- the glsA gene encoding glutaminase A, which produces MPTPTTVSTGHLPPGERVQALLDEAHARYRHLGDGVVADYIPALAGASPDLFGICVADVDGHVFTAGDADHELSIQSVSKPFVFALVCQAIGPDAARERLGVNSTGQPFDSVIAIELNADRTANPMVNAGAIATTSLVPGMTDGERWEHIVDGLSAFAGRRLTLDDDVYASEAATNRRNRGIAHLLDGYGRLYGDPDAATDLYTRQCSLRVTARDLAVMGATLADGGVNPVTGRRVIDAALCPHVLAVLATAGLYEHSGEWLYDVGLPGKSGVSGGIVTTSPGKGGLGTFSPPLDPAGNSVRGQATTRFLSRALGLNLFASVPAT